The DNA region CACACCGGGGCATCACCGGGATCCAGCTCGACCTCAAGATCGACGGCATCTCGCCGGCGATCATCGAGGCCACGCTCCGGCAGTCGCGCGAGGCGCGCCTGGAGATCCTCCGGGCGATACTGTCGGCGATTCGCCGGCCGCGCACCGAGATCTCGATCCACGCTCCGCGGCTGTTGCGAACGCGGATCGACCCGGAGAAGATCGGCCTCCTCATCGGTCCCGGAGGCAAGACAATCCGCGGGATCCAGGACTCGACCGGGGCCAGCATCGAGGTCGAGGACGACGGCACGGTGACCGTCGCCAGCCACGACGCCGAGGGGGCGATGGCGGCGATGGCGAAGGTCGAGGCCCTCACCGCCAGCATCCAGGTGGGGCGGATCTACGAGGGGCGCGTGACCAGCGTCAAGGACTTCGGCGCGTTCGTCGAGTTGGTGCCCGGCAAGGACGGGCTGTGTCACATCAGCGAACTGTCCGACGAATACGTCGCCAGCGTCGCGGATGTCTGCCGTGTCGGCGACATCATGCGGGTCAAGGTGATCGCGGTCGACGACCAGGACCGCGTCAAGCTGAGCCGCAAGGTGGCGATGCGCGAGTTGGCGGAGAAGGCCGGTCCGGCGGGCGAGTCGTGAGCGCTGCCGGCGCCGGTTCGTTCCGGACGACGGTCGGGGGCCGCGCGGCCCCCGGCCATCGGTCCGGGGACGACGCGATCTGCGAGGGGGCTGCCTGAGATGGCGATGGGCGAAGACGAGGGCCGCGCCCGGCCGGGCGTGTACCACGAGTTGGCGGCGCTCGTCGGGGCCCTGGCCCACGAGATCCGTAACCCGCTGTCGACGATCAAGCTCAACATGGATCTCCTCGCCGAGGATTTCGAGACGACCGATCCCGCCTCGCCCACCAAGCAGCGCGATCGGCGGGCCCGGGCCAAGATCGACGTCGTCCGGCAGGAGTGCGATCGGCTCCAGAAACTGCTCGGCGACTTCCTCGATTTCGCCCGGCAGGAGTCGCTGCACCTCGAGCCGGGGAGCCTCAACGGCGAGGTCGAGCAACTGCTCGACTTCTTCCGGCCCCGGGCGGAGGAGGCACAGGTCGAGATCGTCCGCTACCTCGACCCGGAATTGCCGGCGGTGCGGCTCGACCGCGACTCGTTCCGTTCCGCGGTCCTCAACCTGCTGATCAACGCCGTCCAGGCGCTCGACGGCGGGG from Planctomycetota bacterium includes:
- a CDS encoding sensor histidine kinase, yielding MAMGEDEGRARPGVYHELAALVGALAHEIRNPLSTIKLNMDLLAEDFETTDPASPTKQRDRRARAKIDVVRQECDRLQKLLGDFLDFARQESLHLEPGSLNGEVEQLLDFFRPRAEEAQVEIVRYLDPELPAVRLDRDSFRSAVLNLLINAVQALDGGGQIVVRTRPAGLGVVLELIDTGPGMDEETLAKVFRAFYSTKQGGSGLGLPTARKIIEAHAGTIDIESAPGRGTRVTIWLPAPPRLPTAEPAVGHTTAAGPVPTGSRDAGDVAGSAPAAAAERLAASSARG